Sequence from the Thunnus maccoyii chromosome 11, fThuMac1.1, whole genome shotgun sequence genome:
tttgtattttatgacTACACCTTTTGTATAGTTTCTACTCCGAAGCAAACATCACTAcagtagatttttttattaaatgtccCGCTCATTGTTAAAGGTGTGGACTgagatcttgtttttttttttttactttatttacaaaatgaaacttACAACAGGTTTACCACTCCAACAACAGTAACAAGACAATGTATACTTGAGGTAATGCTCAGATCAGAATACAtcaatgaagaaataaaaagaaaaagcaaaaataaacaacatttttttaaaaatcaaatccATTACATAAAGCTCTAGTTTTCACAGCTTTAGAGTTTGTGCAGTATTTCAGTGTCCAGGTAGGATTTTAAGTAGGACATGAAGAGGTTGGGTTTATGTATTGCAAATTTGCTGGCGACATTAGCAACATGTATGTGGAATGTtgctaataataaaataaaataaattcaatttagAGTTTGATTTGAGTATctaattttctgtttaaaaaaaggttaagGTCATACCAGAAAATTCTGACTAAAGGTAAAGAAAAGATGAGTTGTGTCATCTGTGTGGtgacagaagaaagaaagagcgtcaacatttattttacagtaactaAGTTAACTGGATAACACCTGTGCAATATTTTCATACACCTCTCACACtttaattgaaagaaaaaaatcctaggtaataataatgttttattttttttcccagtctACACGAATATACAGATTattcaaaacaaatacagaagcAGGTTTACTTATTGTGTCCCTCTGGATTATTTTCCTTATACATTTATTACCAGTTTTTATATTCAAAAAAGGATCCGAATCCCCAATGTATAATTCTGGTGAAGTAATTTGATGAATTATATCACTGATTGCAGAAAACAGCAGAATTTTAATAGCTGACAGAATAGCATCAAAGTCAATAGCAAATTCTCTACAGTACACAGGAATGTTatattctgaaaaaaataattttaagtAAACGTATGACCCAACTGACAGAgaaataattatcaattatcaactgatttcttaaaaaaaacacacaaaaaacaatgatttaCATACCCTGAATATTCTAAATGTAGCATTCATGAGGggggaaaatatgtttatgtggACTGATATCCAACCAAATCATTGAGGGGCTGGATGaggtcattaggattcatttttCTGCCTTTGGGTGTACGTCTTTAACCAGTAGATGGCgcaaattatctttttttttttgtcttctccaTAATAAGAAGCCAGGCGTCAAAAGGGACTAACATgatgttacattttttaagagaaaacaaCCTTTCTATATTCATAGACTTTggtttggtcatttttttttacagaaactGTAGTGTCTAGCTTGTGTTTTGATGAGTATAAACCAGAATGGACTGAcgaccatggatgtattagaATATTATACATCATAGAATGTATATAAAGATGTGCTAGATTGAATCATGGATCCATGGATTGGATCAGCCGAAGGGACGATTTGAGAAACTCTCGCGAGATTAACCATTCtgccttaacctaaccctaactctaaatTTATAGAAGCAACCCTTAGCTCAACCCTAATCAGCCAGAGTCTACACAATAAGGCCGGACATATCCATGGATGTATGGACATACCCCCTCAGCCGTCCCGCCCATAGATATATCTATTGTCCCGCCGCCagacggaggtttgagagcgggtgtcacagctgtcaatcatgacgtcatacccctttttatatcgtcaaataactaattaaaaacaaacttatcagaaaaaatgagcacttgaaaaaaacagcagcgtgataagaactacctaaaatgacaaaaaaaacatctttgggaaaaatttatttgacgtgtactttgattttttagtttggctcagGTCCCATCCACTAACACGGAGGGGgcgggatttatgacctatGCTGCAgtcagccaccagggggcgacgGAGATATTTTGACTTCACTTTTTTAGCTGTTATGTCGTCCATCTTTAAatgtatacttttttttctttattgtacaCATGTTCATATACAAAGgtacaaacatatatatatatgtatatgtatatgtatatgtatatatatatggtagaaaaccaaaaacaaacaaaaagattacattttatatctttatacAGTCTGTTATGCATCCCTGCTGACGTCAGACTGAAGGAGGCACGACTGTCTTGTTGTCACGTGATCCTCTCCGATCTGCGCTCGTGGACATCTGCAAAATGGAGGTGAGGTTGTCTGAAATGTTGCGAATAAAAACACGGCTGTGTGTTAAATGCATTAAAGTCACAGTTGCTCTGTAACATATACGTGACTCTGGCGGAGATTTTCACGGCGTAGTGTTGTAATTCGCTGCTTCTCTGTGAAGATTAAAAGCTGTTCTCGTTAGCTAGCGCAGCAGCAAAGCTAATGGTGGTCTCCATTATTGGGGTATAACGTCACTGTTTCAGCTGACTGTCAAATTCAACATTGTTGTTGGATTTCTGCAACCCTCATTACTAGCCACAGCAGCTGGATTAACTGTATCTTTTGGTTGATAGCACAGTGTCAACCTACGACATCCCCTGAAATGAACTACAAGCTGTCTGCCAATGCTAGCTAGGCCGCTCAGGCAAACTAGGCCTATTGTAAAGTTAAcctgtttttatgaatgacagGCCTCAGCCTGGCGATTTTCCAGTACCAGATGTCATAATTTAGAAGCACTGGGTTAATTTATCAGCCTAATGTTGCTTGATGAGATAGTTTATTGTTAGCTTGGTCTGCCACCACAACAGGAGTGAAGGTAACGTTACGCCCTGGCATTAAGATCATTTAATATGTTGAAGTTGCagatatttacatgtatttgcagatttttttcaagtGCAGGATCACAGTAGCGTTATGTGACAATGctgtcatgtttctacagtaattAACGGTAGTGTCATTCACAGCTAcgatgtgtgttttcttgtgttgcATAGGACCGTGAGGCCAAAGAACCCGAGCAGCTTAGGAAGCTGTTTATTGGGGGTTTGAGCTTTGAAACCACAGAGGAGAGTTTGCGAGCCCATTTTGAGCAATGGGGAACACTCACGGACTGTGTagtatgtattttatataataataatagtagaaGAATTAATAACAGTAACTTACAAATATGGCTAAACTGCTGTCACTACTATTGTGTTTGACTTTGTTGTGTCTAGGTGATGAGGGACCCCAACAGCAAGCGATCAAGAGGGTTTGGCTTTGTAACATACTCCTCTGTAAGGGAGGTTGATGACGCCATGAAAGCAAGGCCTCATAAAGTCGATGGGCGGGTTGTTGAACCGAAGAGGGCCGTGTCCAGAGAGGTAAATAAACCCTGACCTGAAGGCAGATGTCATAGAAAGGTTACGGTTTGGTATGTGTTGGTCTGTGCTCATTGACACTCTTATTTCAGGACTCCAATAAACCAGGTGCCCATCTGACGGTGAAGAAGATCTTTGTCGGTGGTATCAAGGAGGACACTGAGGAGTACCATATCCGAGAGCATTTTGAGAAATACGGAAAGATTGAATGCATTGACATCATGGAGGAACGCTCCACCGGGAAGAAGAGAGGATTCTGCTTTGTCTCGTTCGATGATCATGACACTGTAGATAAAATTGTTGGTATGTGGTTGTTTAGATTTCAGAGTTAGTTAGACATTAAGGAAACATCAGGGAATGTTATGAATCTctattgtttttcctttttttcctcttacagCCCAGAAATACCACACAATCAACTTCCACAACTGTGAGGTCAGGAAAGCTCTCtcaaaacaggaaatgagtTCCATGTCCAATAACAGGGGTAAGCACACCATCACATggagaataaaataataattactatTATTGCACATTCTGTATGCAACTGACAATTCACCCTCCTTTATATCAGGCAGGAGTGGAGGATCTGGAAACTTCATGGGCAGAGGTGGTAATTTTGGAGGTGGTGGCAACTTTGGCCGTGGTGAGTAGCATTTGCATAACAAATGAAAGTGTCATTGACCTTATCCACACTAAAGCAGGTACATTTGATAGTTATATTTACGTCATAAGGGGTTGGCAGAACAAGTTTTGCCTCCACACTGAAATACCAAATGAAGTAAAATGCTTTtatctctttgtttttgttttgatttttttttactaaatggTGGTCATAACCATCTTGTAAAACCGGTTACTCAGTCTTTGCCTGGACAGGGTGAGGCTCTGTGGGTGTTTGGTGATCTGCCATATTGGCACACAAAAGAAGTGGAAACAAAGTCACTGATGCCAGAAATGTGTTGTCTTAGCATTGCTGCTATGCggaattattttgttatatttttgaaatgttgacCATCATATGTCAGTTATCTCAAAACGCTCTGTTGTCTTATTCAACCTACCAAGCAAGAACagcattttcagattttatccaccagaacatgttttttgttgaaaacatcACCTTAGTGTTGATAACAAGACCAGAGCAGAGATTGTTTTTCAGATGAGCCTGCATTAATGTGGATACGGTCTCAGCTGTGACAAGGCTGCAAGATTACACAAATTGgtcacattttttatgttaagcTATGTTTATGCTAATGTATTTTAATCCTCTTGGTTTCCTAGGTGGCTATGGTGGAGGACGAGGTGGTTATGGTGATGATTTTGACAATGGTGAGCAGTTGTAAAGCAAGGATATTAAATGCATTACATGACCATGACAGTAGTCATGGTCATGTAATGCATTTAATATCCTTGCTTGCTTATGTAAcaactgtgttgtgtttaagaaaatattttgcaaCAGTGTTATGTTAGTGCCACTCCACTGTAATTAATGAGGTCCTGttgtatgtttgcattttttttactgttatagGTCCAGGAGGAAATTATGGTGGAGGACCAGGTTATGGAGGAGGCCGAGGGGGCtatggaggtggtggtggtggcccAGGGTATGGAAACCAGGGTGGTGGATTTGGTGGCAGCTGTGATGGAGGTTACGGGAGTAATGACGGAGGTAAATGTGTTACTTTCTCCAGAAATTAAATACTAGGCTCCTGAAATTAAGCCTTGCCTTAAAATTGTCACTTATATCTTTAGGATATGGAGGGGGTGGAAATTACAATGACTTTGGAAACTATGGTGGACAGCAGTCCAACTATGGGCCCATGAAAGGGAACAACTTTGGTGGCAGAAACTCAGGTGGACCCTACGGTGGTGAGTTTTACCCTCCAACTCCATGTATTTAAAGATCCGACTTCAAAATGGCACATAACGAATGACAGAACATCTCCTGAGGAGCAACAAAcatacattgtttgtttgtattttctgaacCGTAGGTGGCTATGGCtctggcggcggcggcggtggtggtTATGGCTCACGGCGATAttaattatttcatgttttggtAAGTTGCATTCAGTTTCACACCACTCTCGTAGCACAGTACAGAGTGAGCCAATGAGTGCAGAATAACAATTTGTTCTATCCTGTATCCATTCAACAGGCTTCAGTTCTTAGCAGGAGAGGCGAGGAGGTGAGCAAAGGAATTGTCAGGAAAGCTGCAGGTTACTTTGAGGCAGTCATCTGAAAGCATTAGAGGAACACACAAGTCAGACATTACTGCAGCTAAATCGGAGAAGTTTATGGAAGAAGGACTGTATACACAAGACATGAGTGCAGATGATACCCTTCCCTGATTGTGATAGATGTTTCCCTGCTAAGCAATTTTTCCCTTTTGTGCGTCTGAAGTGTGTGTATTGTGCCTATGGTATCAGGGGTAAAGAGtaaattgttcttttttatctgAAGTCAGTTcttaatatctttattttcctttttttacatGAGttagtcaattatttttttgtattttaacctGGTTTTGTCAATTAGCATAGTTATATCAGGCCCTCAGATGAGCTAgaattacacattttttctttctgaagtTATTATGATTGCTCAATTGCAAGTGTCAAGtgtattttgattttgtatGTGAAGCACAGTAATGTAAATCCTTCGTAGTACCAGTGTTAACAAATATAAGCAGTCTGGATTTAGAATCAAGGGAATCCCTCACTCTTCTTGTTCCCAGTGAACCGAATTCTAGATTGTCCAAATATTTTGATTAGTAGAAAAAGAACGAATAAAATTGTGTAGTAAAGTACCATGAGGTTCAGTGCGTCATTGGTTcagaaaaagattaaatgaGTGTCAATTTATCTGTTGCCTGCTCATTGTGACTGTGAAGTTTAGCAAATCAGCCTGCCCAGTACTTTTTTTGGGAGTATTAATATGTATGTGGGTGAATATAGTACAgtgttcatatactgtatgtatttacttGTACCAGGGTCAATGACAAGGGAGATTTGGGTAGTCCTAGGGCAAGGGCCCATACATCACCTATGCCAGTGTTGAGCGAGTAGGATTATAACAGCCGCAAGCACCTGCAGTTGGGCCCTCAGCATCGCTAGTGTGGAAGATTGCAGATGACTGTCAGACAGGACGTCTTCAGCCCCAGCACAGTGGACCAGTCAGCATTTtgagagagaagggagaaggCAGCATCGAGCACAACGCCCATGGAGGAAGCTTGCAGTGTCGTGCCTGGTAGTGAGCGTCTATCTCTCTTTCAAGGCTAGCTAAACCCTCCAGCAGCCGGTGCTAGCGAAGAAAGACTAGTTCCTGGACACATTGGAGATCCTGTTGAGTCAGAGATACTGCAGTTTACCCGCAAAATGCTAGATTTCAGACATTAACGAGAAAAGGGAGTGAGTATTTCACAAAAGCTGACTTAAAGAAGATGGGAGCAGGTAAGAGTAACCACTTTGCTTGATTTGCAGATGTGGAAAGAGGCATTCTCTTCTTGCTGAAAATCTGTAAAGACCTGATAACATGGAAGGTTCTGGATGGGTAAGacttttttcaaaatattatatAAGGCTGCTCATATTGTAATCTAACAGTGCACTAGGTGGTTATTACATGGTGCAGGGGTCTTTTTTAAGGTAAACCGAGCAGGATGACATCCAGTGTTGCCCCACTTTGACCAGAATCAGCCTGTGAGCTACCATGAaggcaaaaaatgtattgtttttatcatgttttatttatttatcttcaaTATCACTCCTTTAATATTGATGAAACAAGCTTGGGGAAACAACGAGGTTACCATACTTCCAAGAAAAGAACAATATGGAAGAATGCCAAACTACCATTAAGTCATGCAGTATTAAAATACATGGAGATCAGAAAGTCATTGTTGGATCTATATGAATTAGCATAATGATGTAAAAACCTCATGGTAGGGGACTTTAAACCCTGAAGGAACTTGGTCATTGCTACAAAGGCTAGTCATAATAGTGAAAATAGTGTTTGTCATTTATAAAAAGCTTTGACCAgcctgggtttttttttaaagcaacatgAAACAAGGTCAGATCCTCTGTGCAAATCACAGGggcaaaatatgtaaaataatgtaataataatgcatATGGCAAACACTGCCTCAGCAGAGAGGAACAGTGGTCACAAGTTTAAACCAACAAACTGGGACAGAACAGACGCATTATACTGATGGTTCACAGACTAGTAATTCATATGCAGTCTAATGTGAGTTTGTATAGGAGACTAGTTTGCATAGTCAAAAAACCTTTCCACGAACTGCTATTTGTTCTACCCTCTGAGTTCAAACTAAGTTCAGATGTCTAGGGAgattttgttggtttttccaAAAAACAGGAACTTGTGACCTATTGCTACAGTACTTTTTGTAAATTGTTACTGTATTTGAGCATGTGCAGACGGAGAAATCATTTCAATTTAACGTCTTTTATacttaaatttacattttggaTCATTGTTAAGACATATCATGCTTCATTAATGGTAGGGATACAACCCACAAGATGCTACAAGCCTAATTTTATGCATTTGAATTGACCTGTCCATTTAAGAGTCGACACAGGTCAAGTCAACACAGTCtgaaatcagacaaaacattgCCTGAAAATGTTTCCCTATCAGTTGCAGGATAGTATTTTTAAAGAGGAATGTAGAATGACCAGCTTCTTTACACTACAGCTTGGCTATAATAAAACACCAGTGTGAATGAACTACATTGGCTGATGAGAAGAGTATGTAAATGTTAAGTGTGACTTGTattcttaaataaaaatatgttccATGAACTGAGTGTTTCATTTCTGAACAGCAGTTGAAAACATCGACCACCAAACGTTCTTCTTTCTTTTGCAGTACAACTCTTCTGAATGTCAAAGCATCATCTTTTGTTTTACTGCATTACTTAATCCACAGATGTCCTTGAGTTTGTCGTCAGTTTAGTTTGCTACACAGACCCTCTGAAGTTTGGGCTTGGCGATCAAaggtggtgtttgtgtgtgaaagtgcaTGTGGAGCAAATACTGATTGTGTAGGGCTTTACCTTTGAATATGTTTGCCCAGTGGACCATTGTGAAGTTGTCATGCATGGTTCGCACTGAGCATACTCTGCCACAGGTCAACAATTGTGCTCTTTGTTGTGTAACCTAATGAATGCATTGGGTGTGATTTCTTTTGCGACACGAGTTTTACAGTATTAAAAGATTTAGGTTACTGTACAAACAACCTTGCCCTAATAACAACAAGCAGGTTGGGAAACTGGATTAAACCGATAACGCTTTTGTTTCAGTACAAGAttccatttattttctgttttgtaaggCCTATAATAGAGCCTTCAAGTCAAGAACTGACTTGAACATGTGGTAAGTTATGTAATCGCTCCTTAGACTATATATCCATCTGGCATCAATCTGTTACAAGCTGTGGCTAGAGCTGTGGTACACTTCACAATGTTCTCTCTTCAGAAAATAGGAGGCCATATAGCTATAGGAATAGTTTATTGAAAACCACAGAAGtcaagatttaaaaaaggaacCTGGGCAGCAAATCATAAGGTAAAGTTATAAAACATGAGTAACAATGATTGAAACAATCATTAGCATACAGAAACAtgatatatacaatatatatatttatatatacatcaacatttttatcaatcTGAAAAGCAAGTCATTTATTTACAATTGGTTATAGAATCTGTGAAGGTTTCAGAGTACAAAAGaagtaaaatatcaaaaatattacaacattCAGAGGAATAAGCCAAAACTATACAATAGTTCTGCCGAGCTACTACTGCTTAAAGCGAGCGACTACAAAGTTATTGCATAGTATTACTATGATAATGCAGTACCTTATTACAAAGGAGAAATGTGGTTGTCTTCGCTCTTGAAAGTCTTTTTAACGCGAGGAACAAGGAAGACGCTGCCATCAGTTGACTGCTGGAGGGAGTAGTCAGATGGGGAGTAGGTATTCCCCTTCTCATCTCTCAACATGCTAAAGACTTCCAGGTACAAGCTGTTGAGCTGCTTCTTCATTTCCTTAAGGTTTTTGATGTTCTGGCTTTTCTCGCTCAGCAGACGCTCCTTTTCATCTTTCAGTGAGTCAAGGTCGCCCTCGAGCCCCACAATGTTCTCCATCTTGCGTTTGCGGCAGTTCTGGGCAGCTACCTTATTCTTGCCGCGGCGGCGTATGTCTCGGACCAGGGCCAGCTGGGCCTCACTCAGTTGGTGCTTTGACATCATCTCATTGAAGTCATCAACAGGCAGATTAATAATCATGTCAACAGTGAACGGGATTTTGAGGGCCTTAGCCCTCTGCTCGTCTCTGGAGAGACGCATGTCAGAGCGTTTCTTATGCTTGTCTTTGGTGAAGGGGGAGTTGTTGTGGCCATTCTCCACTGCTGGCTCCGTCTTTTGTTGTTTGGGTTTCTTGTCCTGCTGTTGTGGCTGACCTATTACTGCAGATACAGGAACTCCTGACTGAAGATCATCAGGTTGGAAATTTAATGAGAACATCTCTGAGTAGTCAGATTCTGCACTCCCGGGGTTGTGGTCCATCTCCTCCATGTCTGAATCACTGTAACCAAAGGACCCATCTCCGTATACAGATTTCCCAGGCGAACTAGCATTTGGACTTGTGTTTGTAGAGATTCCTGAATCTGAGTCTGGCAATTCTG
This genomic interval carries:
- the hnrnpa3 gene encoding heterogeneous nuclear ribonucleoprotein A3 yields the protein MEDREAKEPEQLRKLFIGGLSFETTEESLRAHFEQWGTLTDCVVMRDPNSKRSRGFGFVTYSSVREVDDAMKARPHKVDGRVVEPKRAVSREDSNKPGAHLTVKKIFVGGIKEDTEEYHIREHFEKYGKIECIDIMEERSTGKKRGFCFVSFDDHDTVDKIVAQKYHTINFHNCEVRKALSKQEMSSMSNNRGRSGGSGNFMGRGGNFGGGGNFGRGGYGGGRGGYGDDFDNGPGGNYGGGPGYGGGRGGYGGGGGGPGYGNQGGGFGGSCDGGYGSNDGGYGGGGNYNDFGNYGGQQSNYGPMKGNNFGGRNSGGPYGGGYGSGGGGGGGYGSRRY